A segment of the Flavobacteriales bacterium genome:
ATTACGGGTGAAAGCCACGTTACAGTAAATGAGAAGATATATGCCGCAGGTCGTGTCAAATCAAATACCAATGAAGATACGGATGGTGCAAACTACCTTACCTGTATCCTGTACCGTAAGGATGAAGCCATTGACTCGGTCAGACTGATGCATCCATTGAAAAAACAAGTGGAGTATGTAGGTGAAGATCACCAGATGCGGATGAAGGAAATATCGCTGGAAAAGGCTGACTTCTCCGTACGGTTTCAATTGACAGGAGGCGAGAACAGGGTGACGGTCAGGGAAACACTGGAAACCTCAGGTGCGAAAGACCTTATCTCAATACCTCTTTAGTATAAAAAACATAAACACCGGTTATTATGAAAAAGATATACGCTCTGATCCTGACCCTTTCGGGCCTGTGCTCCACCCTTCGCGCACAAACCTATGATGTGGATACTTTGCAGTACAATGGCGATATCAATCAATACATCAACATCGTCATTCTTGGTGATGGATATACCTCCGCTGAGTTGGGTAAATACAGCAACGATGCTGCCGATTTCATGAATGGGTTTTTGTTTTCCCAATCGCCATTCAAGGAATACAAACAGTACTTTAACGTATTTACAATCAAGGTCCCTTCTCCGGAATCCGGAATCAAGCATCCCCGGACAGCTTCGGATTGCTCCAGTTTGCCGGCATCCAATCCGAATAATTTCTATGGGTGTTCATTTGATATCGGAGGCATTCATCGCCTGTTATCGCCAAACAACTCAAAGGTGGCCACGGTTCTGGCCAACAATTTTCCGGGTTACGATCAGGTGTTCATGATCGCCAATTCCACGGAGTATGGTGGCGCCGGCGGGACGTATGCCACCTTCAGTACGCATGGCAGCAGCGGAGAGATCGGATTACATGAAGGAGGGCACTCATTCGCCAGCCTGGCAGATGAATATTGGGCGGGTGCACAGTATGCGAAAGAGAAACCGAATATGACAAAGGAAACCAGTCCGACCCTTGTAAAATGGAAGAACTGGATGAATGTGAATGGCGTCGGGATCTATTCGCATACCGGTGATGCCTCGTGGAAAAAGCCGCGTACCGGACAATGCAAGATGGAAGTTCTGGGTAAGCCGTTCTGTAGTGTATGCGCAGAAACGATTGTTGAAAAAATACATTCATTGGTTGATCCCCTCAATGAACATGATCCCATGAATACTTCCGTTTCTGTAAGTAATCAAGCGATTGACTTTTCCATCGGTTACGTCCAACCTGCTCCCAACACCATGGCATCACGCTGGATCCTGGATGGCAGTGCAACGGTCAGTAACAATGTTTCTTCGTTCAGCTGGACAACCAGTGGGTCGGTGCTCGTGGCAAGCCAGGATAGTCTTGCATTGGATCCTTCGGGTCTAAGTCTTGGTAACCATACTTTGAAGGTGTATACCCTGGATACCACCATTCTGACCCGCAGCGACAGTCATCCAAACAGCCATCTGGATAGCGTTGTATGGACGTTGAATAAAACAGTGACCGGACTTGAGGTGGCTCAGGAGGGGAAGGTCAGTGTACAAATATTTCCAAATCCAATCACGGGAGACAACCTGAATGTGAGCTATGCTCTGGCGCATCCCACAACCATCACGTTAACCCTGCTTTCCATTGACGGTAAGGTCTTGCGTTCTTTCAATCGGTTGGCGAATGAAGGTGCGCAGACGCACGTAGTGGACATGCAGGAACTGCCCAAGGGAGTCTACCTTGTTCAGCTTTCCTCGGATGACTTCGTGATCACCCGGCAGGTGGTGAAGTGATAGGGTTCATTATCAGTAAACAAAATAGGAGACGGCTATAGAACGCAACGGGGAATTCTTATTTTTACCCTATGCGTATTAAGCTGATCATCACCAGTATTCTTTTGGCAGCCATAACCGGCCAGGCCCAACCTGCACTTGAGTGGAGTGCCTCTGTCGCGTTGAGTGAATCCGACAGACTGTACAGCATGGTTGAATCACCTGATGGTGGATTTCTTGCCGTTGGGCAGACTTTCAATGAAGACAATAAGTCGTCCGACATGCTGCTCGTTCGCACCGACATCCGCGGAAATGTGATCTGGACAAAGAAGATCGGATATGCAGGTAAAGAGGCAGGTCATAAAATAGTGGTTGATGGGAATACTTTTCTGATCGCCGGATATACCACATCAGCCGGCGCGGGTGCCAGCGATATGTGGTTGGTTCGCATAGACGCCATTGGGGAGGTGTTGATGGAAAAAACATTCGGAGGAAAGTTCGATGATGAAGCCAGTTGCCTGGTTGTTAATGAAGATGGAAGCATTGTGCTTGGCGGATACACGATGGTGCAGGCATCAAGCACCATACATGGTTATGTGTTGAAAGCTGATAATTCAGGGAATAAATTATGGGAGAAGGAAATCGATGGACATTTCAGGACCTATATCAACGCGATCGTCAAAACAAAAACAGATTATGTGATAGGCGGCTATTTCAGGCCGATGAATACCGATACCTATACATCCCATATGGGACGTATGGTGTCGTTGGACGACAATGGGAAGATCCTTTGGGATCAGGTATATGGTGGTGAGAAAGACGACGCCATTCAGGATATCGTTGTGTTTGATGGAAAATTGCTGGCGCTGGGAACTACGGAATCCATGGGGGGTGGTCAGGGCGATCGTTGGCTTCTTCAAACAGATATGGCCGGTAAACGGCTATGGGATTTTGGTGCCGGGCAAGTGTTGAATGATGAGGGTAACAGCATGGCTGTCGGATCGGATGGCATGGTGGTCTCAGGTACAAGTAACCGAAGGGAAACCAATAGCGATGATATTGTTCTTAATGGGTATGCGTCCTTTAATCTCACCGGAAATACCAAAATGATTGCAGCAAACTGGGAGATGATCTCAGGTGGCGAATTGAACGAGCATGTGAGCCAG
Coding sequences within it:
- a CDS encoding T9SS type A sorting domain-containing protein, yielding MKKIYALILTLSGLCSTLRAQTYDVDTLQYNGDINQYINIVILGDGYTSAELGKYSNDAADFMNGFLFSQSPFKEYKQYFNVFTIKVPSPESGIKHPRTASDCSSLPASNPNNFYGCSFDIGGIHRLLSPNNSKVATVLANNFPGYDQVFMIANSTEYGGAGGTYATFSTHGSSGEIGLHEGGHSFASLADEYWAGAQYAKEKPNMTKETSPTLVKWKNWMNVNGVGIYSHTGDASWKKPRTGQCKMEVLGKPFCSVCAETIVEKIHSLVDPLNEHDPMNTSVSVSNQAIDFSIGYVQPAPNTMASRWILDGSATVSNNVSSFSWTTSGSVLVASQDSLALDPSGLSLGNHTLKVYTLDTTILTRSDSHPNSHLDSVVWTLNKTVTGLEVAQEGKVSVQIFPNPITGDNLNVSYALAHPTTITLTLLSIDGKVLRSFNRLANEGAQTHVVDMQELPKGVYLVQLSSDDFVITRQVVK
- a CDS encoding caspase family protein, translating into MRIKLIITSILLAAITGQAQPALEWSASVALSESDRLYSMVESPDGGFLAVGQTFNEDNKSSDMLLVRTDIRGNVIWTKKIGYAGKEAGHKIVVDGNTFLIAGYTTSAGAGASDMWLVRIDAIGEVLMEKTFGGKFDDEASCLVVNEDGSIVLGGYTMVQASSTIHGYVLKADNSGNKLWEKEIDGHFRTYINAIVKTKTDYVIGGYFRPMNTDTYTSHMGRMVSLDDNGKILWDQVYGGEKDDAIQDIVVFDGKLLALGTTESMGGGQGDRWLLQTDMAGKRLWDFGAGQVLNDEGNSMAVGSDGMVVSGTSNRRETNSDDIVLNGYASFNLTGNTKMIAANWEMISGGELNEHVSQLITTADGGFALTGYTCTPYNYDSKPVRCSALIYKYQGSPEKAVEYYVNRKVNSWRKRGEFERSEDYEARIAPAQMQQVMDKHKREAIDYYAARFLSLENASLSKYDADKELFMMNVSGGGVLQVQAPIDVAQSFKDNFGMRELHDLSFDLRDGKFTLKSATMKVGRYIYTYKEIDGGYAFVKTGETAEEETLLRGGNPLEGLNIAKAAPIKSRTCYALVIGIDNYKGHWKNLNNAVRDAQGVEKLLKERYGFQHMRTLFDEEATRENIINAMMWLVENVKEEDNVLIYYSGHGEYNKALDKGYWVPVDAQTASVSAYISNS